The Desulfovibrio sp. genome includes a region encoding these proteins:
- a CDS encoding DMSO/selenate family reductase complex B subunit, translated as MKQPAFYIDMTACTGCKTCMVACIDGHDLPQGVMWRRVAEYTGGKWVRRANGTYDQNVFSYYTSVSCNHCQNPVCVKVCPTTAMHKDEQGIVSVDPDKCVGCRYCEWNCPYSAPQYNKQSGRMTKCDFCKDRLAAGLKPLCVEACPMRAIHFGEYEDLKKQFGDAEHVAPLPEQSVTSPCLVITPPHNAQPVGSNMGSIRNPEEM; from the coding sequence ACGGGCTGCAAAACCTGCATGGTTGCCTGTATAGACGGGCATGATCTGCCCCAGGGCGTCATGTGGCGGCGCGTTGCGGAGTACACGGGCGGAAAGTGGGTGCGCCGTGCCAACGGCACGTATGACCAGAATGTGTTTTCCTACTATACGTCCGTCAGTTGCAACCACTGCCAGAACCCCGTGTGCGTGAAGGTTTGCCCCACCACGGCCATGCACAAGGACGAGCAGGGCATTGTGAGCGTGGATCCCGACAAGTGCGTGGGCTGCCGCTATTGCGAGTGGAACTGCCCTTATTCCGCCCCCCAGTATAACAAGCAGTCGGGCAGAATGACCAAGTGCGATTTCTGCAAGGACAGGCTGGCAGCCGGGCTCAAACCCCTGTGCGTGGAAGCCTGCCCCATGCGGGCCATTCACTTTGGCGAATATGAAGACCTGAAAAAACAGTTCGGCGATGCCGAGCACGTGGCTCCGCTGCCGGAGCAGAGCGTGACCTCCCCCTGTCTTGTGATTACGCCGCCCCACAACGCGCAGCCAGTGGGCAGCAACATGGGCAGCATCCGTAATCCGGAGGAGATGTAG